A stretch of DNA from Bacillota bacterium:
GCGCGGAACCCAAAATGCCTGCCCACTTGTTGCCCGTGCGCGCCCACAGGGCATTCAGAAGCACTCCGCGGAAGAATATCTCCTCGAACAGCGGAGCAAATACCGCGGCCACCAGAAACAAGAGGATGGTAACCCACCACGGGTTCTCCGACATTGCCACGCCCGCGATAGGATGGGCAGGAGTGGGTATCGCAGGAAGAAGCACCTGTACCACCACCACCGTCACCAGTAACACGGGCACAGTTGCCACATAAGCCGCCGTTCCCCAACCAACGTGCTGGAACAAGGGTTTCCAGACCAGGCCGATGTCGCGCCAGCCCATGCCCGCACGCTTCATGAACAGATGCAGCAACCAGACGGCGACACCGCCCGTCGTTGCCTGCACCAGCACGACCAGCACCACCAGTAAAGGGGTAGAGGCAGCCAGACTGCGTACAAATCCCCCCGCCATCCACCCCCCGAAGTATGTCGCGGCGAAGTAAGCTACCAGTCCCCACAGCATCGCTTCCGTACAACGGTAAGGCAGGGAAGGCGGTGCCGGCTGTGCCGAGTGGGCACTGCTCTTCCACACTGCGTATGTCAGCCACAGCATCAGCCCAACCAACAGCAATATCGCGACGACCAGGAAAACCCCGATGAATATCTGCTGCAGCTGGTTTGCCTGCTGGCGAGCCTCGACATCCCACCTGCGTGCCGCTTCGGTGTTGCCTGCCAGAAACTCCAGATGCTTCAACGCAAGCAGACGCATCCATCCGAGTTGGGAGTTCTCAATCGTTCGTCGGAACCGTTCGTAGTCTGCGGGGGACAAAGAGCTACCATTCCCATATACCGTTTCGCACCAGCGTTGTATCTCTTTCTTCTGCTCAGCGGAAAAGCGGGTAGGGGCGGCAGGCATACGCTGCAGCAGCTGCCGAATGCGTTCTCGCGCGACTTGCTGACCGATGACGCTTTCGCGATCGTGCAGCAGGATAATGGCTCGTACCAGCGCACCCAGCGGAGCGTCTTTGGCAGAGAGCAGTCCCACCACCTCGTTCCACTCTGCCCCGCGCACCGCACTGAAGGGTAATACATCTCCGTACAGCATTCGTGCGCTGAAATCAGCCTGCATCACCTTCGTGGTCCACGTGTCCATGCGGTCGACGATGCGAGGGCGCAGCATCAGCAGGTTTGACAGCACGATGAGCGCAAACAGGAGTAGAGCTACCCACAGAGCTGCACCTTTGCCCTGTGGACTTTCCTCAAACTGAGGCGGATTGTTCCACATGCGACTGCTCCGGTTCGGGTCGCTCGGTCTTCTCCTCCGGGCACGCCGGTTCTGTATCTATCTCGGCAGGTGGTAGGGACAGGTAGCGCTCGACGAATTCCAGCATACCGTTCAGGGCGGAGCGAAGTTCGATAGCGAACCGCTGACGGGCTACCTGTAAATCGGCGATGGCTTTTCGTTGCTGTTCGAACTGCTGGCGTATCTGCATCTCCGCCTGCGCCCGGAGGATTTCTGCCTCTTGATGCGCCGTAGCACGCAGCTCGTCGGCGGTACGTTGCGCCAGCACCAGCGCCTCCTTCATCGCCTCCTCCATCGAACGATAACGGTTCAGCTCCTGCTCCATTTGCGCTACCTGCTCGCGCAGACGGGCGTTTTCCAGCACAACCGCCTCGTAATCCGCACCAACCTCCGCGAGAAACTCGTCGACCTCGCTGGTGCGGTAACCACGCAGCGCACGTCGAAATCGCTTGTTGGTGATGTCTATGGGTGTCAGCCTTACCGGTGTGGTCATTGCTACAACCGCCATATCATCTGACGAACAATCTGTATGATGATCAGTGCCACAAAGGGACTGAAGTCCAGCCCGTACCGCCAGGGAGGCACCAGCTTGCGAATCGGGTCCAGTATGGGCGAGGTGATGCGGCTGAGAGTGCGCGGCACCGGGTGCCAGGGGCTCCACTTGACGACGTTCGCGTACATCAACCACGACAGGATGACGTCCGCCAGTATTGCCCACGTCAACAGCTGCAGGAGCAAGTCCAGCACACCTGTCATCGCTGTCCTCTCTCCCCAAAGGAAGGTGAAGAATCACGCGTCATGACGTCACGGATGTTCTTCCGTACTGCCTCCATCTGGTCTACCGGCATCATCGGGAACCGACGCAAAAGCTCCTGCCACGTCTCCAGAGCCTTTTCGCGCTCCCCCAACCTAGCATACACGTGCCCCAGCGTGTTCCACACGAACCACTCGCAGGGAAACTTCACCGCCTGCTCCAGATACTCCCGCGCCCTAGCGTAATCCTTTTTGCGGATGTAGTAGTACTGTCCCAGTTCGTAGTACATGTCATAAGCGTTCGGGTTATTGCGCAGACCGCGTTGGTACAGCGCCACCGCTTCATCGTCACGGTCCGAGCTCCACAGTAACCATCCGGCGTTCTCATACAGATCGATGTTGTGGGGGTCCAGTGGAATGGCAAAGTAGGTCATGTTGATCAGATGTTCGTGTTGACCGTCATGCCACCAGCGGTCCATCTGTACAATCCAGCGATCTACCACCCCATCCATGATGGTATCCACACGCTTTTGAATCTCTGCGGGCAAGGGGCGAGGTTGCGCCTGCGCCGATGCGAAACACACACATACCAGTCCGATTGTCCAGAGCCATTTCATGGTTGCTGATCCTTTCTCATCGCGGTGTTTTAATCCTATTGTCGGCAACCGCACTGTCCTGTAGTAGTATACGGGGAATCTGGTGCAAAAATCAACGTGATTTGACCGGCAGAGTGCGTTTGGGTTATACTGCGTATGCCAACAGGAGCGTATCGATGCGTCGTCTGGTGTCTACACTGGTGTGGCTGGAAAGCGCGCTGGCGATAGCCGGTTTCGGGTTGCTTGCTCTGCGGATAAGCTGGCTGCGTACCGGATGGCCGCGGGTCATCTATCCCACCTGGCAGGACACGTTGCTGGGGGTACTTCTCACCGCTGTCATGCTGGCTCTGGCGGTCGCCGGTTCCGCCGCATCCGAACGATGGGCAGCCTGGGCTTTCCTTAAGCGGTGGATGCTGCAGGTTTCGCCTTTTCTCTCGGAACTCCAGCCAAAGGAGATGGTGTTGTTGTCGGTGGTGGCTGGGTTTGGCGAGGAGGCGTTGTTTCGCGGCGTTATCCAGCCGATTGCCGGTATCTGGCTGGCTTCCCTGCTCTTCGCGGTCATCCATGTGTTGCGATGGGACAGCGACGGTATCAAGATGATACTGTTCTACATGCCGTTTGGACTGCTGTTAGGCGGGTTGTACTTGCTCACCGATAATCTGTGGGGATGCTGTGTGGCGCATACGCTTTATGACCTGGTGGCTTTGTGGTGGATACAGCGACAGGTGAAACGGTCTGGTTTCTCGGCTCATTGACGCTTCGGGGGATGCAATCCGCTGCAGGGACTGCGTGTTTGCCCGCTTCGTGGTGTATACTCTAAGAGGGAGTGTACGCTCGTGGTGCGCATCAAAATCTGCGGTATCACACGGATAGAGGATATACACGCTGTGGTAGAGGGCGGGGCGCACGCGGTGGGCTTTGTGTTCGAGCCGTCGAGCCCCCGCTATGTCGGCAGGTGTGACAACCTGTTTCTGCTGCTGGAAAGCGTGCCCCCTTTCGTGACACGGGTGGCGGTGTTTGGAAAACTGGTTGATGCAGGCGATGCCGTCTGGCAGCGGGTCGATGCAGTGCAGTTTGTGCACGAGGCTGAGCCTGTTCGCCTGCCGTTGCATCTGCGTCGTATCCGAGCGGTGCGCTTGCGTGACGAGGAGGATGTCGCGCACGCCCTGCGGCTGCAGGCAGAAGCGGATGCGCTTCTCGTCGATGCCCATCACCCCGAGAAGATGGGGGGTACTGGCGAGCGGGCAGACTGGGGCCTGGCTCATCAGTTGCGCGAGCAGGCAATCAAGCCGCTCATTCTGGCGGGTGGTTTGACTGCCGATAATGTGCGGGAAGCCATTGCGCAGGTCATGCCCTATGCGGTAGACGTCAGCAGCGGCGTGGAGAGCGCACCCGGCAAAAAAGACTATCAGAAAATCAAGGAGTTTATCGCGAATGTCCGGCAGTTTGCAGACAGCCCCTGATGCGCGCGGTCATTTCGGCATCTTCGGTGGAAGGTTTGTACCGGAAACGCTGATACCCGCGCTGGAAGAGCTTGAGCAAGAGTACCATAAGGCACAGCAGGACCCCGAGTTCCAGAGGGAGTTCCAGTATTACCTGCAGCACTACGTCGGCAGACCCACACCCATCACCTTCGCCGAACGCCTCAGCAGCTACCTGGGCGGGGCGCGAATCTACCTGAAGCGCGAAGACCTCTGCCACACCGGGGCGCACAAAATCAACAACACGCTGGGGCAAATCCTGCTGGCGAAACGGATGAACAAAAGGCGCATCATCGCCGAGACGGGTGCGGGACAGCACGGCGTCGCCACCGCAACGGTGTGCGCCCGATTCGGCTTCGAGTGCGAAGTATACATGGGTGAAGAAGACGTGCATCGTCAGGCACTCAACGTCTTCCGCATGAGGCTGCTGGGCGCGAAGGTCATCCCGGTAACTTCCGGCACACGCACCCTGAAAGACGCTACCAGCGAAGCCATCCGTGACTGGGTGACCAACGTGCGCACCACGCACTACATTATCGGCTCGGTCGTGGGACCGCATCCTTACCCGATGATTGTGCGCGATTTCCAGTCGGTCATCGGGCAGGAAAGTCGTCAGCAGATGCTGGAGTTGACGGGCAAGCTGCCCGACGTGGTGCTGGCGTGCGTGGGGGGCGGCAGCAACGCTATGGGAATCTTTTATCCGTTCCTGGAGGACCCTGTTCGGCTGATTGGGGTGGAGGCAGCCGGGCGCGGTTTACACACCGATGAACATGCCGCCACGCTAGCCAGAGGACGACCAGGCGTCCTGCATGGCGCGGCGAGTTACCTGCTACAGGACGAATACGGTCAGGTGATGCCGACGCACTCCATTTCAGCAGGGCTGGATTACCCGGGCGTCGGACCCGAACACAGTTACCTCAAAGAGACCGGGCGGGCGGAGTATGTGACCGCTACGGACGAAGAGGCGCTGGAGGCTTTGCAAATGCTGGCGCGTATGGAAGGCATCATCGCCGCGCTGGAGACGGCGCATGCAGTGGCACACGCGATTAAAATCGCTCCCATCATGCCGGAGGACAGCACGATATTGATTAACCTCTCCGGCAGGGGTGACAAGGACGTGGATATCGTATCCCGCGCGCTGGGAGGGCAGCTGTGAGCCGAATCGCCGGGCGTTTTGCCACCTTGCGCCAGAGAGACGAGGGCGCGCTGGTGATATTCGTGACCGCAGGCGACCCGAATCCCGACCTGAGCGAGAAACTGGTGTTGACCATTGCCGACGCAGGAGCGGACGTGATCGAAATCGGTATCCCTTTCAGTGACCCGCTGGCAGATGGCCCCACCATACAGGCATCCACCTTCCGCGCTTTGCAACAGGGAATGACCCCAATCCGTGTGCTGGAAATGGTTTCTCGGGTGCGTGCACAAACTAACGTGCCTCTGGTGGTGATGACCTATTTCAACCCCGTATGGCAGATGGGCGTGGAGAGATTCGCACGAGAGGCAAGTCAGGCAGGGGTGGACGGCGTTATCATGACCGATATGCCTCCAGACGAGGCTGGTGAGTGGCATCCTGTGGCGCGACAGCACGGGCTCGACACCATTTTTCTGGTGGCTCCCACCAGCACGGCGGAGCGGATGAAGCGGGTAGCGCAGATGAGCAGTGGATTCGTGTATTGTGTGTCTCGCACGGGTGTGACCGGCGCGCGCGAGCATTTGCCCGAGGAGATACCGCAGATGCTACAGGCGATGCGCTCACTCACCGACCTGCCGTTATGTGTGGGCTTCGGCATTTCGCGCCCGGAGCACGTGCGCGCGGTGTGCCAGATTGCCGATGGGGCGGTGGTGGGCAGTGCGGTGGTGTCGTTGGTCGCAGAGGGAGTGAAAGCGGGAGAGCAGGCGGCGCTGGCGGCAGTGCGTCGGTTTGTGAAGAGTTTGAAAGAGGCAACAAGGTAAACATGAGCTTGCGTCTGTTTATCTTCGACCTGGACGGCGTCATCTATCGCGGTGAGGAAACCATGCCCTATGCCGCGGAGACGGTACACCGCCTGCGCCAGCAGGGCAAGATGGTGCGCTTTCTCACCAACAACTCCGCCCTGACGCGCGAGGCTTATGTGCGCCGCCTCACGGGTATGGGTATTCCGTGTGAAGAGGAAGAGTTTATGACCTCTGCTTATGCGACCGCGCTCTACCTGCAGTCGCAGGGCGCAGCGGGTAAGCGGGTGTTTATTGTGGGAGAGGAAGGCATTCACGAGGAACTGCGCCGTATCGGGATGCAGGTGGTTAACGATCCGGAGGAGGAAGGCGCGGACTACGTGGTGGCGGGCATCGACAGGGATTTCACCTACGACAAGCTGCGCCGCGCGCACTATGCTATCCAGCACGGTGCGGTGTTCATCGCCACGAACCGCGACGCGACTTACCCCGCCGCGAGAGGAAGGATTGTGCCCGGTGGAGGAGCGATTGTCGCAGCTATCCAGACCTGCACCGGAGTGGAACCGCTGGTGATTGGCAAACCGAACACCTACAGCATGGAGCTGCTGTTGCGGCGCTGTGAGGTGTCCGCTGATGAGGCGGTGCTGGTGGGCGACAGGCTCGATACCGATGTGCTGGTGGGGAAGCGGGCGGGACTTCACACGGTGCTGGTTCTGACGGGAGTCACGGATGCAGAGGCACTGCGTTCTGCGCCCGTAGAGATGCTGCCGGAGAGGGTCATACACAATCTGGCGGAACTGTGAGAAAACGCCCCTCTGCGTGGATCTACGGGGCAGAGGGGCGAGCTTCCCTGCGGCTTTTGGAGGTCGCTCGCAGGAGTGACCATGTTGTTGCTCCAGGCTGATTGCTTTCATTATACAGAATGATGCATCAAAAGTCAATATCTTTTTGTATACTATTTTGGAGAAGCAGGAGAAAAATCCGGCTTGCGTTAATAAGTATCGCGGGAACCAACCCGGATACCATCACCACACAGAGAGGGCGACGATGAGCAGAAAGGTAAAGAAGCCGATAGGCATCGGCATCATTGGCAGTGGGGGCATTGCGCAGGCTGCGCACATGCCCGGCTACGCTGCGTATCCTGACCTGTGCCGCATTGTGGCAGTGGCAGATATTAACCCCGAGGTGGCGAAAGCAGCCGCGGAGAAGTTCAACGTGCCGCATGTGTTCACCGACTACCGTGACCTGTTAAAGCTGAAGGAGGTGGATGCGGTCAGCGTGTGCACGCCCAACTACCTGCACAAGCAGCCCACGATTGACGCGCTGGAAGCGGGCAAGCATGTGCTGGTAGAGAAGCCGATGGCGATGAACGCACAGGAAGGGCGCGAGATGCTGGCAGCGGCGAAGCGTACGGGCAAGAAGCTGCAGGTCGCGTTGAACATGCGCTTCAGCACCGGCGTGCGTACCATCAAGCGGTTTATCGACGCCGGCAAGCTGGGAGAGATTTACTATGCCCGGGCGCAGGCACTGCGTCGGCGTGGTATCCCCGGCTGGGGCGTGTTCACCCAGAAGGATAAGCAGGGGGGCGGTCCGCTGATAGACATCGGCGTGCACATTCTGGATGCTACCCTGTTCTTCATGGGGCATCCCAGGCCCGTGTCGGTCAGCGGAATGACCTACACCAAGTTCGGCACACGTGAGGGTGTGGTCGGCTTGATGGGACAGTGGGATCCCAAGACCTACACGGTGGAAGACTTTGCGGTGGGGCTGGTGCGCTTCGAGAACGATGCCACACTGGTGATAGAGTCCAGCTTCTGCGCCAACATTGAACACGACATCTTCAACACCACCATTTTGGGCACCGAAGGTGGGGCGCAGCTCAATCCGCTGAAGCTCTTCCGCGAGGAGGAACAGACGCTTCTGGATATCACGCCCTATGGGTTGCGTGAAGTGAACAGCCACCAGCAGGAGGTGTACGCTTTCCTGCAGGCGATTATCAACGACACCGAGCCGGAGGTTACCGCCGAGCAGGGACTGATGGCGACCGAGATTATCGATGCCATTTACGCTTCGGCGGAAACCGGTAAAGAGGTTGTGCTGAAGTAGGCGATCTCAGGAGCACCATGGAAGCCAGCCGGCTGAAGCCGCAAATAGGACTGCTCCGCCGCTCTTCGCGCGGACGTGCGTTACTTGCGCTGGTCGCACTGGCGGGGGTGGTGGAGCTGGCTTACGCCGTGGTGAACTTCTCCGCCATGCCCCCCTATCTTCGCTTCGAATTGGGTTTGGGCGCATGGGTTGGAGCAGTGGGTGCCGCCTTCCTGTTGGCGGAGACGGTATTGAAATCGCCACTGGGCTTGCTCAGTGACCGATTCGGGCGCAAAAGGCTGTTGCTGGTTGGTCCGCTGATCTCGATGGTGACCGCCCCGCTGACTGTGGTGGTGCACCATCCGCTGGGACTGATGTTGCTGCGCGCGCTGGATGGGGTTGGAGCAGCCGCACTGTGGCCGACCATCTTTGCGGCGGTGGCTGATGTGGTGGAAGAAAAAGACCGCTCGACCGCCATGAGCCTGTTGAATGTGACCTATCTGATTGGTGTGGCGATGGGTCCGCTGCTTGGCGGACTGGTGAATGACCTGACGGGTAGCCGCACCGCCTCTTTCTATCTGGCGAGCCTGCTTTTCCTTCTGGCGATGGTGGTCTGCCTCGTGGGAGTTCCTGCGCGCTTTCCGCGTCATGCCGAACACCACACCGATGTCCAGCCTCCTCATATCTCCCTGCGCGAGATGTGGGAGAGCGCAAAGATGGTGCCAGATACCTTGCTGCTGGGCTTTATCTCTTTCTTCGGTATCGGCATGGTCATGCTGCTGGTGAAGCTGTACGCCATGGAGGTGCTGCATCTGAGTGAAAGCGCGTACGGCGTGTTGTTACTGCCTCCGGCTGTGGTGTTCGCACTTGCCAGCATACCGGCAGGCAGGATTGGCGACCTGTGGGGCAGGGAGCGCGCCATGCGGCTGGGCGTTGGGCTGGCGATGGCAGGCATGTGGTTCATCCCCTTTGTGCATAATTACTGGGTGCTGTTGATTTGCGGATGTATCGTCGGTTTGGGCTACATTCTGGCGATACCGGCGTGGATGGCACTCGTCTCGGAGATCGGCGGTAGCCGACGCGGTGCGGTCATGGGGGCGGTGTTCACCGCGCAAGGGGTGGGAGCCATGCTGGGCGCACCGCTGGGGGCATATCTTTATGATAAGGTGCCCATCCGCATCGGTGAATGGGTGATACCGAGCCACATTACGCCGTTTCTGGGCACCGCGCTCGCGCTGACCGTTTCCTTCATTTTAACGGTGTGGTTCTTTCGTGACGGCAGGCGTGTGAGGCGAACCGATGCCAGCTAACAGGGCGCTTCATATCGCGCTGATGGTCGGCACAGTGTTGCTGACCGTGCCGTGGCTCGTTGTGGCGTTCGGCACGCACCCCTCGGCACCAGTTACGGTGGTATTATCCGGGCTGGCGATTTTGGGGGCAGCGTTTCTTATCTCGTGGTCGGCGGAGCTGGCTCAGTTTGACGTGTCGCGCTCGCTGGCGATGGCACTGCTCGCGTTGATTGCTGTGCTGCCGGAGTACGCGGTGGACATCTATCTGGCATGGCGTGCCGCCCACCATCCGGAGTACATTCCGCTGGTTGCGGCGAACATGACGGGTGCAAACCGTCTGCTGGTCGGCGTCGGCTGGTCGGCGGTGGTGTTTCTGGGCTGGATGGCATTGCGCAAACAGGGCAAGATACCTGCAGAAGGACAGATTCCTATCGAGCCGGTGCTTGCCATTGAGGTAACCACTCTAACTGTTGCCACGCTGTACTCTCTGGTGTTGCCACTCAAGGACACCATTACTCTTTGGGATGCGGTGGTCTTTGTACTGATGTTTGCGGGATATGTCTGGATGGCAGGTCGTGCCCCGCACATCGAGCCTGAACCTACGGGACCGGTGGCTACCCTCGCTGCGCTTCCCAGAGGGTGGCGTCGTGCCTCTTATGTGCTGATGTTCCTGTATTCCGGCTTCATCATCCTGATAGCCACCGAACCGTTTACCGAGGGGCTAATTGATCTTGGTAAGAGCTTTGGCATCAGCGAGTTTCTGCTAATCCAGTGGATTGCGCCGCTGGCTTCCGAGTCGCCGGAAATGATTATCCTCTGCTATTTTGCATTGCGTGGGCATGTGGCGTCTGCGATGTCGGCGATTATCTCGTCGAAAATCAACCAGTGGACGCTGTTGATAGGCTCACTGCCCATCATCTACTCCGTATCTGCAGGGCACTTCTCTTTCCTGCCTCTGGAGCCGCGTCCGCGCGAAGAGGTGCTTCTCACCGCCGCGCAATCGTTCTTCGCGTGCGCCGTGATTGCCAACCGATTCTTCAGCCGATTAGAGGCTCTGTTGCTCTTTGTGCTGTTCGCCGTGCAGCTGTTGATACCCAGTATCGCGGCACGCTATGCCTTCACCGTCCTGTACTTCGTTCTGGCGATGGGATGGATACTCGCTTACCGACGCGAGGTCGCAGTGAACATGAATATCTTCTACCGCCTGGTAAAGCGGCTGCCGGTGGATAAGGAGGTCACCTGATGCGTCGCCTGTTCCGGGCGCGCGACTTCGGCATCTTGCTGGTGCTGGCGGTGGAAATCGCCGTGTTCAGTATCCTGACCCATCGGCCCGACCGCCCCAATCCGATGCTGGATGCCGCGAACCTGCTTGCCACTGTTCGCGATATGACCGTCCTTGCCACGGCTGCGCTTGGCTCTTGCGTCATCATTATTTCGGGCGGGATTGACCTGTCGGTCGGCTCCTGTATCGCCTTGACCTCGGTGGTGACCGCCCACGCAATTGTCTTGGGGCACTCGCCTGTGGCGGCGTGCCTGCTGGGCATATTGACGGCGGTGGCAATGGGACTGCTTTCGGCAACCTTCATCACGCGAGCCAAGCTGCCTCCTTTCATCGCCACGCTGGGCATGATGAGCATCGCACGCGGTCTGGCATATCTGGTAACCAAAGGAGCGACCATTCCCATCCCCGATTCGGGCTTTACGCGCGGACTGGGCAGTGGCATGGTGCCGCTGCTGGGCGTATCGGTGCCAGTGCCTGTGCTGCTGCTGGTGGTATGTGCGCTGGTGTTTCACCTGTTTCTCACG
This window harbors:
- a CDS encoding CPBP family intramembrane metalloprotease, giving the protein MWNNPPQFEESPQGKGAALWVALLLFALIVLSNLLMLRPRIVDRMDTWTTKVMQADFSARMLYGDVLPFSAVRGAEWNEVVGLLSAKDAPLGALVRAIILLHDRESVIGQQVARERIRQLLQRMPAAPTRFSAEQKKEIQRWCETVYGNGSSLSPADYERFRRTIENSQLGWMRLLALKHLEFLAGNTEAARRWDVEARQQANQLQQIFIGVFLVVAILLLVGLMLWLTYAVWKSSAHSAQPAPPSLPYRCTEAMLWGLVAYFAATYFGGWMAGGFVRSLAASTPLLVVLVVLVQATTGGVAVWLLHLFMKRAGMGWRDIGLVWKPLFQHVGWGTAAYVATVPVLLVTVVVVQVLLPAIPTPAHPIAGVAMSENPWWVTILLFLVAAVFAPLFEEIFFRGVLLNALWARTGNKWAGILGSALVFSVLHPQMYLGWVAVFVIGVMLGALFVERRSLLPCIWMHALNNTLALIATQLLRVAG
- a CDS encoding DivIVA domain-containing protein, which gives rise to MAVVAMTTPVRLTPIDITNKRFRRALRGYRTSEVDEFLAEVGADYEAVVLENARLREQVAQMEQELNRYRSMEEAMKEALVLAQRTADELRATAHQEAEILRAQAEMQIRQQFEQQRKAIADLQVARQRFAIELRSALNGMLEFVERYLSLPPAEIDTEPACPEEKTERPEPEQSHVEQSASV
- a CDS encoding YggT family protein; protein product: MTGVLDLLLQLLTWAILADVILSWLMYANVVKWSPWHPVPRTLSRITSPILDPIRKLVPPWRYGLDFSPFVALIIIQIVRQMIWRL
- a CDS encoding tetratricopeptide repeat protein: MKWLWTIGLVCVCFASAQAQPRPLPAEIQKRVDTIMDGVVDRWIVQMDRWWHDGQHEHLINMTYFAIPLDPHNIDLYENAGWLLWSSDRDDEAVALYQRGLRNNPNAYDMYYELGQYYYIRKKDYARAREYLEQAVKFPCEWFVWNTLGHVYARLGEREKALETWQELLRRFPMMPVDQMEAVRKNIRDVMTRDSSPSFGERGQR
- a CDS encoding CPBP family intramembrane metalloprotease, with translation MRRLVSTLVWLESALAIAGFGLLALRISWLRTGWPRVIYPTWQDTLLGVLLTAVMLALAVAGSAASERWAAWAFLKRWMLQVSPFLSELQPKEMVLLSVVAGFGEEALFRGVIQPIAGIWLASLLFAVIHVLRWDSDGIKMILFYMPFGLLLGGLYLLTDNLWGCCVAHTLYDLVALWWIQRQVKRSGFSAH
- a CDS encoding phosphoribosylanthranilate isomerase; the protein is MVRIKICGITRIEDIHAVVEGGAHAVGFVFEPSSPRYVGRCDNLFLLLESVPPFVTRVAVFGKLVDAGDAVWQRVDAVQFVHEAEPVRLPLHLRRIRAVRLRDEEDVAHALRLQAEADALLVDAHHPEKMGGTGERADWGLAHQLREQAIKPLILAGGLTADNVREAIAQVMPYAVDVSSGVESAPGKKDYQKIKEFIANVRQFADSP
- the trpB gene encoding tryptophan synthase subunit beta; translated protein: MSGSLQTAPDARGHFGIFGGRFVPETLIPALEELEQEYHKAQQDPEFQREFQYYLQHYVGRPTPITFAERLSSYLGGARIYLKREDLCHTGAHKINNTLGQILLAKRMNKRRIIAETGAGQHGVATATVCARFGFECEVYMGEEDVHRQALNVFRMRLLGAKVIPVTSGTRTLKDATSEAIRDWVTNVRTTHYIIGSVVGPHPYPMIVRDFQSVIGQESRQQMLELTGKLPDVVLACVGGGSNAMGIFYPFLEDPVRLIGVEAAGRGLHTDEHAATLARGRPGVLHGAASYLLQDEYGQVMPTHSISAGLDYPGVGPEHSYLKETGRAEYVTATDEEALEALQMLARMEGIIAALETAHAVAHAIKIAPIMPEDSTILINLSGRGDKDVDIVSRALGGQL
- the trpA gene encoding tryptophan synthase subunit alpha, with product MSRIAGRFATLRQRDEGALVIFVTAGDPNPDLSEKLVLTIADAGADVIEIGIPFSDPLADGPTIQASTFRALQQGMTPIRVLEMVSRVRAQTNVPLVVMTYFNPVWQMGVERFAREASQAGVDGVIMTDMPPDEAGEWHPVARQHGLDTIFLVAPTSTAERMKRVAQMSSGFVYCVSRTGVTGAREHLPEEIPQMLQAMRSLTDLPLCVGFGISRPEHVRAVCQIADGAVVGSAVVSLVAEGVKAGEQAALAAVRRFVKSLKEATR
- a CDS encoding phosphoglycolate/pyridoxal phosphate family phosphatase codes for the protein MSLRLFIFDLDGVIYRGEETMPYAAETVHRLRQQGKMVRFLTNNSALTREAYVRRLTGMGIPCEEEEFMTSAYATALYLQSQGAAGKRVFIVGEEGIHEELRRIGMQVVNDPEEEGADYVVAGIDRDFTYDKLRRAHYAIQHGAVFIATNRDATYPAARGRIVPGGGAIVAAIQTCTGVEPLVIGKPNTYSMELLLRRCEVSADEAVLVGDRLDTDVLVGKRAGLHTVLVLTGVTDAEALRSAPVEMLPERVIHNLAEL
- a CDS encoding Gfo/Idh/MocA family oxidoreductase; its protein translation is MSRKVKKPIGIGIIGSGGIAQAAHMPGYAAYPDLCRIVAVADINPEVAKAAAEKFNVPHVFTDYRDLLKLKEVDAVSVCTPNYLHKQPTIDALEAGKHVLVEKPMAMNAQEGREMLAAAKRTGKKLQVALNMRFSTGVRTIKRFIDAGKLGEIYYARAQALRRRGIPGWGVFTQKDKQGGGPLIDIGVHILDATLFFMGHPRPVSVSGMTYTKFGTREGVVGLMGQWDPKTYTVEDFAVGLVRFENDATLVIESSFCANIEHDIFNTTILGTEGGAQLNPLKLFREEEQTLLDITPYGLREVNSHQQEVYAFLQAIINDTEPEVTAEQGLMATEIIDAIYASAETGKEVVLK
- a CDS encoding MFS transporter, with amino-acid sequence MEASRLKPQIGLLRRSSRGRALLALVALAGVVELAYAVVNFSAMPPYLRFELGLGAWVGAVGAAFLLAETVLKSPLGLLSDRFGRKRLLLVGPLISMVTAPLTVVVHHPLGLMLLRALDGVGAAALWPTIFAAVADVVEEKDRSTAMSLLNVTYLIGVAMGPLLGGLVNDLTGSRTASFYLASLLFLLAMVVCLVGVPARFPRHAEHHTDVQPPHISLREMWESAKMVPDTLLLGFISFFGIGMVMLLVKLYAMEVLHLSESAYGVLLLPPAVVFALASIPAGRIGDLWGRERAMRLGVGLAMAGMWFIPFVHNYWVLLICGCIVGLGYILAIPAWMALVSEIGGSRRGAVMGAVFTAQGVGAMLGAPLGAYLYDKVPIRIGEWVIPSHITPFLGTALALTVSFILTVWFFRDGRRVRRTDAS
- a CDS encoding sodium:calcium antiporter, encoding MPANRALHIALMVGTVLLTVPWLVVAFGTHPSAPVTVVLSGLAILGAAFLISWSAELAQFDVSRSLAMALLALIAVLPEYAVDIYLAWRAAHHPEYIPLVAANMTGANRLLVGVGWSAVVFLGWMALRKQGKIPAEGQIPIEPVLAIEVTTLTVATLYSLVLPLKDTITLWDAVVFVLMFAGYVWMAGRAPHIEPEPTGPVATLAALPRGWRRASYVLMFLYSGFIILIATEPFTEGLIDLGKSFGISEFLLIQWIAPLASESPEMIILCYFALRGHVASAMSAIISSKINQWTLLIGSLPIIYSVSAGHFSFLPLEPRPREEVLLTAAQSFFACAVIANRFFSRLEALLLFVLFAVQLLIPSIAARYAFTVLYFVLAMGWILAYRREVAVNMNIFYRLVKRLPVDKEVT
- a CDS encoding ABC transporter permease, encoding MRRLFRARDFGILLVLAVEIAVFSILTHRPDRPNPMLDAANLLATVRDMTVLATAALGSCVIIISGGIDLSVGSCIALTSVVTAHAIVLGHSPVAACLLGILTAVAMGLLSATFITRAKLPPFIATLGMMSIARGLAYLVTKGATIPIPDSGFTRGLGSGMVPLLGVSVPVPVLLLVVCALVFHLFLTRTRFGREIYALGGNEEAARLSGVPIVRLKYLVYALGGLMAGLAGVIFTAYYGTGQSTAAMGWELDAIASVVIGGGSLSGGRGSVWGTCIGALIFQVLRSGLAMVGASDYNQLIIGAVVIAVVAFDQVTRKGRG